From the Pectobacterium carotovorum genome, one window contains:
- a CDS encoding multidrug effflux MFS transporter produces MTQVQTRPEKTSGLFFIAILSALMAFTSLSTDIYLPAMPVMAKDLQGNAELTITGFLIGFCIAQLIWGPLSDHLGRRVPLFIGMVLFIIGSVGCALSTDMSQIVFWRVFQALGACTGPMLARAMIRDLFSRTRAAQMLSTLIIIMAIAPIAGPLLGGQLIKVTSWHAIFWLLAVIGLAMLISLRWLPETLPEDRRVKASLPSAFRNYYALLTNANFMRFTLCLTFYYVAAYAFITGSAFVYITYFGIDPQHYGWLFALNIVGVMGMSVVNRRLVQRYSLERLLKFAVLIAAAASFILAIGAKLHIGGVVLIVVSVFVFFSMNGIIAATSTAAALDAVPNIAGSASALIGSLQYGSGIISSLLLALLSDGTPWTMAWIIALFTAASALIALTARVTKTDS; encoded by the coding sequence ATGACTCAGGTTCAAACACGCCCGGAAAAAACGTCAGGGCTATTTTTTATTGCCATTCTCAGTGCACTAATGGCATTTACCTCCTTATCGACAGACATTTATTTACCCGCTATGCCCGTCATGGCGAAGGATTTACAGGGGAATGCGGAGCTAACCATCACCGGCTTTTTAATCGGCTTTTGCATCGCGCAGCTGATTTGGGGGCCGTTAAGCGATCATCTGGGGCGTCGGGTGCCGCTGTTTATTGGTATGGTCCTGTTTATCATCGGCTCTGTCGGCTGCGCCCTGTCTACGGATATGTCGCAAATCGTTTTTTGGCGAGTCTTCCAGGCGCTGGGCGCGTGTACAGGCCCGATGCTGGCTCGCGCGATGATTCGCGACCTCTTTAGCCGCACCCGCGCCGCACAAATGCTCTCGACGCTCATTATCATAATGGCGATTGCACCGATTGCCGGGCCACTCCTCGGCGGGCAGTTAATCAAAGTGACATCATGGCATGCCATTTTTTGGCTGCTGGCAGTAATTGGCCTCGCGATGCTGATTTCATTACGCTGGCTGCCGGAAACGCTCCCCGAAGACAGGCGGGTGAAAGCGTCATTGCCCAGCGCTTTCCGCAACTATTATGCCCTGCTGACGAACGCTAACTTCATGCGTTTCACCTTATGCCTGACATTCTATTATGTCGCCGCCTACGCCTTTATTACCGGTTCGGCCTTTGTCTACATCACCTACTTCGGTATCGATCCGCAGCATTACGGCTGGTTATTTGCGCTAAATATTGTCGGCGTGATGGGCATGAGCGTGGTAAACCGCCGTCTGGTTCAGCGCTACTCGCTGGAAAGGCTGCTTAAATTTGCCGTGCTGATCGCAGCCGCCGCATCGTTCATTCTGGCTATCGGCGCAAAGCTGCATATCGGGGGAGTCGTGCTGATTGTGGTTTCGGTGTTCGTCTTCTTTTCGATGAACGGCATCATCGCTGCAACCTCTACCGCCGCCGCACTGGATGCGGTGCCCAATATTGCTGGTTCAGCCTCAGCCCTGATCGGATCGCTCCAGTACGGCAGCGGCATTATCTCCTCGCTCCTGCTTGCGCTACTAAGCGATGGGACACCGTGGACGATGGCGTGGATCATCGCCCTGTTTACCGCAGCCAGTGCCCTCATCGCGCTGACCGCGCGAGTCACAAAAACGGACAGTTAG
- a CDS encoding MFS transporter: protein MVTHRPGEPEQAKPGITLTLALSILSASLGTSIANIALPTLTEIFSAPFAQVQAVVIAYLAAMALSVVIAGRLGDRYGLKPVFIAGLGLFAVASLLCAVAPQLWSLIGARALQGIGAAFLMTLSMALLRQTAGENHVGRAMGILGTVSALGTALGPSVGGVLLTAAGWRSLFWVQIPLVTIVLFLAFALLPDTPVKEKTQNSGLSPTTILPNLIVNAAVSSVMMTTLVVGPYYLGSGLGLKDTLVGLVMAIGPAIAIFIGVPSGRLVDTWGFERALIAGLSLAVTGTFMLAILPNLLGVAGYILAITILTPGYQLFQAANNTATLAEVPGNQRGTVSGLLNLSRNIGLIAGASIMGQAFALGAGTEDFTHAAPASLANGMQLTFFLAGGIIVVAIAFAHLPRWKRVTR, encoded by the coding sequence ATGGTAACTCATCGACCAGGCGAACCCGAGCAAGCTAAACCGGGGATTACCCTCACACTGGCACTCTCGATACTGTCAGCCTCGCTGGGAACGAGTATTGCCAACATCGCCCTTCCAACGCTGACAGAAATATTTTCTGCGCCATTTGCACAGGTGCAGGCCGTCGTCATCGCCTATCTTGCAGCTATGGCACTTTCCGTTGTGATCGCGGGTCGCCTGGGCGATCGCTATGGGCTGAAGCCCGTTTTCATTGCAGGGCTTGGGCTTTTCGCCGTTGCGTCGCTGCTGTGTGCCGTTGCCCCCCAGCTGTGGTCGCTTATCGGGGCAAGAGCGCTTCAGGGGATCGGCGCGGCCTTCCTGATGACGCTCAGCATGGCGCTGCTGAGGCAGACGGCCGGTGAAAATCACGTCGGGCGAGCGATGGGGATACTGGGAACGGTATCTGCACTGGGTACCGCGCTTGGCCCTTCTGTCGGCGGTGTCCTGCTTACGGCGGCAGGATGGCGTAGCCTATTCTGGGTACAGATCCCGCTGGTCACGATCGTTCTGTTTCTGGCTTTCGCTCTGCTGCCAGATACGCCGGTTAAGGAGAAAACGCAGAACTCAGGTCTCTCACCGACCACAATTTTGCCGAATCTCATCGTCAATGCGGCCGTCTCCTCCGTCATGATGACGACGTTAGTCGTTGGGCCCTACTATCTTGGCTCGGGTCTGGGACTGAAGGACACGCTGGTGGGACTGGTGATGGCCATTGGCCCCGCCATTGCAATCTTTATCGGGGTTCCGTCAGGGCGACTGGTCGATACCTGGGGGTTTGAGCGGGCTCTTATCGCCGGGCTCTCTCTCGCGGTCACTGGCACCTTTATGTTAGCGATCTTACCCAACCTGCTCGGCGTTGCAGGCTATATCCTTGCCATTACTATCCTGACGCCGGGCTACCAGCTCTTTCAGGCAGCAAACAACACTGCGACCCTTGCCGAGGTTCCCGGGAACCAGCGCGGGACCGTTTCCGGCCTGCTTAACCTGTCGCGCAACATTGGGCTGATCGCGGGTGCCTCAATCATGGGACAAGCCTTCGCGCTGGGGGCCGGCACGGAAGATTTTACCCATGCCGCTCCCGCTTCCCTCGCGAATGGCATGCAGCTCACCTTCTTTCTGGCTGGCGGCATCATCGTTGTCGCCATCGCATTCGCCCACCTGCCAAGATGGAAGCGGGTTACCCGATAA
- a CDS encoding helix-turn-helix domain-containing protein, whose amino-acid sequence MKFLDIGEIAEKSGITPSALRYYEEIGLIASVSRHGLRRQFPADVLLQLRLITLGKSAGFSLQEIAGMFNKNGMPDLPRTVLHKKADEIDQQIHELKILRDTLRHVADCPAPSHMECPTFRKLVETTHRRRDKASKPATRKAPQKTKK is encoded by the coding sequence ATGAAATTTCTGGATATTGGCGAAATCGCGGAGAAGAGTGGGATCACGCCTTCGGCGCTGCGTTACTACGAGGAGATTGGGCTGATTGCTTCGGTATCCCGACATGGGCTGCGGCGGCAGTTTCCTGCCGACGTGCTGCTGCAACTCAGACTGATCACGCTGGGGAAATCGGCGGGATTTTCACTACAGGAAATCGCCGGCATGTTTAACAAGAATGGGATGCCGGATTTGCCCCGCACTGTGCTGCATAAGAAGGCTGATGAAATCGACCAGCAAATTCATGAGCTGAAGATATTGCGCGACACGCTGCGGCACGTCGCCGACTGTCCTGCGCCATCGCATATGGAATGCCCGACGTTCAGGAAGCTCGTTGAAACCACGCACCGAAGGCGGGATAAAGCGAGCAAGCCAGCCACTCGCAAGGCGCCTCAGAAGACGAAAAAATAA
- a CDS encoding 6-phospho-beta-glucosidase produces MSERFPHGFMWGGATAANQVEGAYNIDGKGLSIVDAIPGGKARLSIVASDAFDFTLDEQRYTYPNHKGIDHYHRFREDIALFAEMGFKCYRFSIAWTRIYPNGIEQQPNEAGLSHYEQVIDTCIAHGIEPVITISHYEMPLHLATVFGGWKNRELIGHFERFARTVLERFGHKVKYWMTFNEINSAAHFPIMSQGLTVQTGALEPQVKFQAWHNQFVASSLAVKIAHETNPQIQIGCMILFATNYAYDCNPVNQLAALKETQSFNFYCADVQAGGKYPYYAKSLWQSLGVTLDIQPGDLELIKQHTVDYIGFSYYMSSTIYKTDPDAAAAHGNLLGGARNPFLEASEWGWEIDPVGLRIALNQLYDRYEKPLFIVENGLGAVDKPDEDRYIADDYRINYLRQHIEAMAEAIADGVELMGYTPWGCIDLVSMSTGEMSKRYGFIYVDLDDTISGSGNRYKKKSFHWYQKVIATNGGDIS; encoded by the coding sequence ATGAGCGAAAGATTTCCGCACGGCTTTATGTGGGGCGGGGCCACCGCAGCAAATCAGGTCGAAGGGGCCTACAATATCGACGGCAAAGGTCTGTCGATTGTGGATGCCATTCCCGGCGGTAAAGCGCGTTTAAGTATCGTGGCTTCCGACGCGTTTGACTTCACGCTGGATGAACAGCGCTATACCTATCCTAACCATAAAGGTATCGATCACTATCATCGCTTCCGTGAGGATATTGCGCTGTTTGCCGAGATGGGCTTCAAATGCTATCGCTTCTCCATTGCCTGGACGCGCATCTACCCGAACGGCATTGAGCAACAGCCCAACGAAGCGGGGCTGAGCCACTACGAACAGGTGATTGATACCTGCATCGCCCACGGCATCGAACCCGTGATTACGATCTCTCACTATGAAATGCCGCTGCATTTGGCCACCGTCTTTGGTGGCTGGAAAAACCGTGAGTTAATCGGCCACTTCGAGCGCTTTGCCCGCACGGTGCTGGAGCGCTTCGGCCACAAAGTGAAGTACTGGATGACCTTTAACGAGATCAACAGCGCTGCCCACTTCCCGATCATGAGTCAGGGGCTGACGGTGCAAACTGGCGCGCTGGAGCCACAGGTTAAATTTCAGGCGTGGCATAACCAGTTTGTCGCCAGCAGTCTGGCGGTGAAAATTGCGCATGAGACTAACCCGCAGATCCAGATCGGCTGCATGATCCTGTTTGCCACGAACTACGCCTATGACTGTAACCCTGTCAATCAACTGGCGGCGCTCAAAGAGACTCAGTCATTTAACTTTTACTGCGCGGACGTGCAGGCGGGCGGGAAATATCCTTACTACGCGAAAAGCCTGTGGCAGTCGCTGGGCGTCACGCTGGATATTCAGCCGGGCGATCTGGAACTGATTAAACAGCACACCGTCGATTACATCGGCTTTAGTTACTACATGTCTTCCACCATCTATAAAACTGACCCGGATGCGGCGGCCGCGCACGGCAATCTGCTGGGCGGGGCGCGCAATCCGTTTCTGGAAGCCAGTGAGTGGGGCTGGGAAATTGATCCGGTGGGGCTGCGCATTGCGCTGAACCAACTGTATGACCGCTACGAAAAGCCACTATTTATCGTCGAAAATGGCTTGGGTGCGGTGGATAAACCGGATGAAGATCGTTATATCGCCGATGACTACCGCATCAACTACCTGCGTCAGCACATCGAAGCAATGGCCGAGGCGATTGCCGACGGCGTCGAACTGATGGGATATACCCCGTGGGGCTGTATCGATCTGGTCAGCATGTCTACCGGCGAGATGAGCAAGCGCTACGGCTTTATCTACGTCGATCTGGATGACACGATTTCCGGCAGCGGCAACCGTTATAAGAAAAAATCGTTCCACTGGTATCAGAAAGTCATTGCCACTAATGGTGGTGATATCAGCTAA
- a CDS encoding HAMP domain-containing sensor histidine kinase, protein MKLFQPHSLRWRLTSLVIGAQIVLIVILGLAQLVVEASLWHKGKIYYGTDSYAAVNAVADSVTRDSAGKLIIQASPELHHYLGGDTKFWFVVRDSRGQQITYGSPPKNIDSAMSALDAIAYADLGQDIGKSEAPLGTVQWAQSQAGEIKVMTTAQTPVTFLEALQIVSVKNLVVVGFLSLVIIVVVLITTPWVVKRTLAGISRASEDAAAIDYNRRGMHLSKQGVPTEILPFIDTVNGAFDRLDEGYESHKRFLANAAHELRTPIAILNTRLSGLPSGAIKTRLLADTSRLTVLSGQLLDLHRFENSSTSFETVNVVEVIERLVGDIAPLAVSAGYEIALESEVAQAWVKADIFAIERALTNLIQNAISYGGQRGTIAVRIGLEGNIDVLDEGDGIPEAERERIFEPFHRVKNDGRGAGLGLDLVQKIMAIHGGYAELLPAVRNRGAHFRLNFRDVKIVLKKDS, encoded by the coding sequence GTGAAACTATTCCAACCTCATTCGTTACGCTGGCGACTTACAAGCCTGGTTATCGGTGCCCAGATTGTTCTGATCGTTATTTTAGGTCTGGCGCAATTAGTTGTGGAGGCAAGCCTCTGGCATAAGGGGAAAATCTACTATGGGACTGACTCTTACGCTGCGGTAAACGCGGTGGCTGATTCAGTGACACGGGACTCTGCGGGTAAGCTGATCATACAGGCAAGTCCGGAATTGCATCACTATTTGGGTGGCGACACAAAATTTTGGTTTGTCGTTCGTGATAGTCGCGGCCAACAGATTACCTATGGATCGCCACCGAAAAACATAGATTCCGCCATGTCAGCGCTGGACGCAATTGCCTACGCCGATTTGGGACAGGATATCGGAAAGTCGGAGGCCCCTCTCGGAACCGTACAATGGGCGCAGTCACAGGCCGGAGAGATTAAGGTTATGACGACGGCACAAACACCGGTGACCTTTTTAGAAGCACTCCAGATAGTTTCGGTAAAAAATCTTGTGGTGGTGGGTTTTCTTTCCTTAGTCATCATCGTCGTCGTGCTTATCACCACACCGTGGGTTGTCAAACGGACACTCGCAGGGATAAGCCGAGCCTCGGAAGACGCTGCGGCGATCGACTACAACCGCAGAGGAATGCATCTTAGTAAACAAGGCGTCCCGACAGAAATTTTACCCTTTATAGACACGGTCAATGGCGCATTTGACCGATTAGACGAAGGGTATGAATCGCATAAGCGATTTTTAGCCAATGCCGCCCATGAATTACGCACCCCCATCGCTATCTTAAACACCCGGCTTTCCGGCCTTCCCTCTGGGGCAATAAAAACCCGTTTGCTCGCCGATACCTCGAGGCTTACGGTGCTAAGCGGCCAATTGCTTGACCTGCATCGGTTTGAAAATAGCAGTACCTCGTTTGAAACCGTCAACGTTGTCGAAGTCATTGAGCGTCTCGTCGGTGATATCGCCCCGCTCGCGGTGAGTGCGGGATATGAGATCGCTTTGGAAAGCGAGGTGGCTCAGGCTTGGGTGAAAGCAGACATATTCGCGATAGAGCGCGCACTCACTAATTTGATCCAAAATGCCATTAGCTACGGCGGTCAAAGGGGAACGATCGCCGTCAGAATCGGGCTCGAAGGAAATATTGATGTACTTGACGAAGGGGACGGTATTCCTGAAGCAGAACGGGAAAGAATATTTGAACCCTTCCATCGGGTTAAAAACGACGGGCGCGGCGCTGGACTGGGCTTGGATCTTGTACAGAAAATCATGGCTATACATGGCGGCTATGCCGAATTACTGCCAGCGGTTAGGAACCGGGGCGCACACTTCCGTCTCAATTTTAGGGACGTGAAGATCGTCCTGAAAAAGGATTCATGA
- a CDS encoding response regulator transcription factor, whose amino-acid sequence MKVLLVEDEPEMASALSDALGRHHVIVDHAETLNEAAVAVSSFPYDVIILDRKLPEGDGLTLLKRWRSAANAIPVLVLSARGSVDDRIEGLEGGADDYLTKPFDVSELFARLKALVRRPANLLSDKVTFGRLAFDYVNDEASVDGVALILTRRETLVLMCLLRRFGQVVQRRSLMEAVFSIDDEVQPNALDTHVSRLRHKLSDANSGLEVTGVRGVGYFLREST is encoded by the coding sequence ATGAAAGTTTTGTTGGTAGAAGATGAGCCGGAAATGGCATCCGCTCTGAGTGATGCACTTGGTCGTCATCATGTTATTGTCGATCATGCTGAGACACTGAATGAAGCGGCAGTTGCCGTTTCAAGTTTTCCGTATGATGTCATCATCCTGGACAGAAAATTACCTGAGGGCGACGGTTTAACCTTGTTAAAGCGCTGGCGATCCGCTGCTAATGCCATTCCTGTTCTCGTCTTATCGGCCCGTGGCAGCGTAGACGACCGCATCGAAGGGTTAGAAGGTGGAGCCGATGACTATCTCACTAAACCTTTCGATGTAAGTGAACTGTTTGCTCGGCTTAAAGCACTGGTTCGACGCCCAGCGAACCTTCTATCCGATAAAGTCACTTTTGGTCGTTTAGCCTTCGATTACGTGAATGATGAAGCGAGTGTGGATGGCGTCGCTTTGATTTTGACCCGTAGAGAAACGTTAGTGCTCATGTGCCTGCTTCGCCGTTTTGGTCAGGTAGTACAAAGGCGATCGTTGATGGAAGCCGTCTTTTCCATTGACGATGAAGTACAGCCTAATGCATTGGATACACATGTCTCTCGGCTTCGGCACAAGCTTTCGGACGCGAATAGCGGTCTGGAAGTAACAGGTGTCCGGGGCGTAGGATACTTTCTCAGGGAATCCACGTGA